A genomic window from Aquabacterium sp. OR-4 includes:
- a CDS encoding BadF/BadG/BcrA/BcrD ATPase family protein, with the protein MNPSPHLSAPAPRHLIGIDGGGSGTRARLADAQGRTLALGEAGPSGLAQGVPQAWRHVRQAIDAAFAAAGLPGVAPQHCALGLGLAGVHAPALAAAFRAADPGFQSTLLDTDAGVLLLGAHGGQPGVIVAAGTGSVGEALRRDGRRLSVGGWGFPVGDEGSGAWLGLRAMQLSQQAMDGRGPVGALARAVWERVGGQRDQLIDWCAGAGQQAYASLAPLVFELAHADPVAWSLLDEAAQALARLVDAMDPLGELPIVVGGSVGQRLAPRLPARLHTRSVPAQADATEGALHLLRSALGQATVEAP; encoded by the coding sequence ATGAACCCAAGCCCTCACCTCAGCGCGCCAGCCCCGCGCCACCTGATCGGCATCGATGGCGGCGGCAGCGGCACCCGCGCCCGCCTGGCCGATGCGCAAGGGCGCACGCTGGCGCTGGGCGAGGCCGGGCCCTCGGGCCTGGCGCAGGGCGTGCCGCAGGCCTGGCGGCATGTGCGCCAGGCCATTGACGCGGCCTTTGCCGCCGCCGGCCTGCCCGGCGTGGCGCCACAGCACTGCGCGCTGGGCCTGGGCCTGGCCGGCGTGCATGCGCCGGCCCTGGCCGCGGCCTTTCGCGCGGCCGATCCCGGCTTCCAGAGCACCCTGCTCGACACCGACGCCGGCGTGCTGCTGCTGGGCGCCCATGGTGGCCAGCCGGGCGTCATCGTGGCCGCCGGCACCGGCAGCGTCGGCGAGGCCCTGCGCCGCGATGGCCGGCGCCTGTCGGTCGGCGGCTGGGGCTTTCCGGTCGGTGACGAGGGCAGCGGCGCCTGGCTCGGGCTGCGTGCCATGCAGCTGTCGCAGCAGGCGATGGACGGCCGCGGCCCGGTGGGCGCGCTGGCACGCGCCGTGTGGGAGCGCGTGGGCGGCCAGCGCGACCAGCTGATCGACTGGTGCGCCGGCGCCGGCCAGCAGGCCTACGCCTCGCTGGCACCGCTGGTGTTCGAGCTGGCGCATGCCGATCCGGTGGCCTGGTCGCTGCTGGACGAAGCCGCCCAGGCCCTGGCCCGCCTGGTGGATGCGATGGACCCGCTGGGCGAGCTGCCCATCGTGGTGGGCGGCAGCGTGGGCCAGCGCCTGGCGCCGCGCCTGCCAGCGCGCCTGCACACCCGCAGCGTGCCGGCCCAGGCCGACGCCACCGAGGGCGCGCTGCACCTGCTGCGCAGCGCGCTGGGCCAGGCCACGGTGGAGGCGCCATGA
- a CDS encoding TonB-dependent receptor yields the protein MKLSPTPLATPIATAALLALLGTAAQAQPAATPTQEVVVTGIRGSLQQSINQKRNAESRVEVITAEDIGKMPDKNVADSLQRVPGVTISSAGANEGGFDENDRVSMRGTSPSLTLTTINGHGISSGDWFVLNQTGTVGRSVSFSLLPSELVDKVIVRKSAEASLIEGGVVGAVDIITRKPLAFRKQLTLEAGAGMVYADLPGKTDPQFNGLINWKNDAGTLGVMLQAFSEHRHLRRDGQELLGYEQIKAGSAVATARPDLAGVWYPTLIGSALFEQKRERTGGLIDIQIRPTHDLTLDLSGFSSTMKAANYNRNYMLWATRVLNQGAGQAPDAGYVVRNNTLVSASFSPVAGTTYGVYDQISRPDAEATSNFVNLDASWKPNGALSLAGKLGTSSGSGSTPTQDVAEWNTGVGSGAAWRLNGVDRAADWSLGTANNASPAGLGLGWIFGDQNIHVKDKENWAQLDGEYVVDSGLLAKLKFGVRAMDHTRKSEGVIGQGPGCKTSTGQNVGFDWLQAYWCPAGTASAADPANFPQGFATYPGDFGNGLGGNFPGGIWYYTPEQLAAYNARLANRSTDGSRLNWNSTYALKEKRNAAYVQANLDGKGWSGNVGLRLVQTSERVTNNMAVNATTPGAVTSSAFGPFKPVSTEHRYTDVLPSANLRIELSKELVARLAAARTMTLPDYSALAASVALSPPAVAGGVGSGSGGNPDLKPVRSTNLDATLEWYFAPRSLLTASAFYMDLRSYVGLGQVKKQFMTYSAAVPQGALVDYLLTVPVNSSGKVKGLEFAYEQPLWNNFGVNANFTYTDANEAGGGPLVGASRQTYNLGGFYEDERFNVRVSYNHRSSFYSGLDRSTAFYQAASDSVSASFGVKINEQFSISLDARNLNNPKLKYYALNEDQPRSIYVNGRQFFLTARARF from the coding sequence ATGAAGCTGTCCCCCACCCCGCTCGCCACCCCCATCGCCACCGCCGCGCTGCTGGCCCTGCTGGGCACCGCGGCCCAGGCCCAGCCGGCCGCCACGCCCACCCAGGAAGTGGTGGTCACCGGCATCCGCGGGTCGCTGCAGCAGTCGATCAACCAGAAGCGCAATGCCGAGAGCCGCGTCGAGGTGATCACCGCCGAGGACATCGGCAAGATGCCCGACAAGAACGTGGCCGATTCGCTGCAGCGCGTGCCCGGTGTCACCATCAGCTCGGCCGGCGCCAACGAGGGCGGTTTCGACGAAAACGACCGCGTCAGCATGCGCGGCACCAGCCCCAGCCTGACGCTGACCACCATCAACGGCCACGGCATCTCGTCGGGCGACTGGTTCGTGCTCAACCAGACCGGCACCGTGGGCCGCAGCGTGAGCTTCTCGCTGCTGCCGTCCGAGCTGGTGGACAAGGTGATCGTGCGCAAGAGCGCCGAGGCCAGCCTGATCGAGGGCGGCGTGGTCGGCGCGGTGGACATCATCACGCGCAAGCCGCTGGCCTTTCGCAAGCAGCTCACGCTGGAGGCCGGGGCCGGCATGGTGTATGCCGACCTGCCGGGCAAGACCGACCCGCAGTTCAACGGCCTGATCAACTGGAAAAACGACGCCGGCACGCTGGGCGTGATGCTGCAGGCCTTCAGCGAGCACCGCCACCTGCGCCGCGACGGCCAGGAGCTGCTGGGCTACGAGCAGATCAAGGCCGGCAGCGCGGTGGCCACCGCCCGCCCCGACCTGGCCGGCGTGTGGTACCCCACGCTGATCGGCTCGGCGCTGTTCGAGCAAAAGCGTGAGCGCACCGGCGGCCTGATCGACATCCAGATCAGGCCGACCCACGACCTGACGCTCGATCTGAGCGGCTTCTCGTCGACGATGAAGGCCGCCAACTACAACCGCAACTACATGCTGTGGGCCACCCGCGTGCTGAACCAGGGCGCCGGCCAGGCCCCCGATGCCGGCTACGTGGTGCGCAACAACACCCTGGTGTCGGCCAGCTTCAGCCCGGTGGCCGGCACGACCTACGGTGTGTACGACCAGATCTCGCGCCCTGATGCCGAGGCCACCTCGAACTTCGTGAACCTGGATGCCAGCTGGAAGCCCAACGGCGCCCTCAGCCTGGCCGGCAAGCTGGGCACCAGCAGCGGCAGCGGCAGCACGCCCACGCAGGACGTGGCCGAATGGAACACCGGCGTCGGCAGTGGCGCCGCGTGGCGGCTGAACGGCGTGGACCGCGCGGCCGACTGGTCGCTGGGCACGGCCAACAACGCCAGCCCGGCCGGCCTGGGCCTGGGCTGGATCTTTGGCGACCAGAACATCCACGTGAAGGACAAGGAGAACTGGGCCCAGCTCGACGGCGAGTACGTGGTCGACAGCGGCCTGCTGGCCAAGCTGAAGTTCGGCGTGCGCGCGATGGACCACACGCGCAAGTCCGAAGGCGTGATCGGCCAGGGCCCGGGCTGCAAGACCAGCACCGGCCAGAACGTGGGCTTCGACTGGTTGCAGGCCTACTGGTGCCCGGCGGGCACCGCCTCGGCCGCCGACCCGGCCAACTTCCCGCAGGGCTTTGCCACCTACCCGGGCGACTTCGGCAACGGCCTGGGCGGCAACTTCCCCGGCGGCATCTGGTACTACACCCCCGAGCAGCTGGCGGCCTACAACGCCCGCCTGGCCAACCGCTCGACCGACGGCTCGCGCCTGAACTGGAACTCGACCTACGCGCTGAAGGAAAAGCGCAACGCCGCCTATGTGCAGGCCAATCTGGACGGCAAGGGCTGGTCGGGCAATGTCGGCCTGCGCCTGGTGCAGACGAGCGAACGCGTGACCAACAACATGGCCGTGAACGCCACCACGCCGGGTGCTGTCACCAGCTCGGCCTTCGGCCCGTTCAAGCCGGTGAGCACCGAGCACCGCTACACCGACGTGCTGCCCAGCGCCAACCTGCGCATCGAGCTGAGCAAGGAGCTGGTGGCCCGCCTGGCCGCGGCGCGCACCATGACCCTGCCCGATTACTCGGCGCTGGCCGCCTCGGTGGCGCTGTCGCCGCCGGCGGTGGCCGGCGGCGTGGGCTCGGGCTCGGGCGGCAACCCCGACCTGAAGCCGGTGCGCTCGACCAACCTCGACGCCACGCTCGAGTGGTACTTCGCGCCGCGCTCGCTGCTGACGGCCAGCGCCTTCTACATGGACCTGCGCAGCTACGTGGGCCTGGGCCAGGTGAAGAAGCAGTTCATGACCTACAGCGCCGCGGTGCCGCAGGGCGCGCTGGTGGACTACCTGCTCACCGTGCCGGTCAACAGCAGCGGCAAGGTCAAGGGCCTGGAGTTCGCCTACGAGCAGCCGCTGTGGAACAACTTCGGTGTCAACGCCAACTTCACCTACACCGATGCCAACGAAGCCGGCGGCGGCCCGCTGGTAGGCGCCTCGCGCCAAACCTACAACCTGGGCGGCTTCTACGAGGACGAGCGCTTCAACGTGCGCGTCTCGTACAACCACCGCTCCAGCTTCTACAGCGGGCTGGACCGCAGCACCGCCTTCTACCAGGCGGCCAGCGACAGCGTGTCGGCCTCGTTCGGGGTGAAGATCAACGAGCAGTTCAGCATCTCGCTGGATGCGCGCAACCTCAACAACCCGAAGCTCAAGTACTACGCGCTCAACGAAGACCAGCCGCGCTCGATCTACGTCAACGGCCGGCAGTTCTTCCTGACGGCGCGGGCCCGGTTCTGA
- the nagZ gene encoding beta-N-acetylhexosaminidase, translated as MSDTDFHPGRLVMVDIPGRHLDADTAAFLREHRIRAVCLFRKNLGDEAEVRELLADLHRVLGPQALIALDQEGGSVLRATFVPQAPSAMALGAAGSDGAACAQAEAVGAAVARALRALGINWNFAPVLDVNSNPANPVIGERSFGAEPDAVARLAGAWMRGSLREGVACCVKHFPGHGDTHEDSHHALPTVNKSLAELLALELRPFAALAGQAPAVMSAHIVYPQLDPEHPATLSRPLLHGLLRERLGYQGVVITDALMMQAVHARWGHARAAVLALQAGADMPLAQGSRAEQAATLQAIGEALADGRLERAALQRSAARLDALATTYPVRPGPYDTPTRAADDRRMHAAWARGLSALRDPQPPAPGARLRVLTQADVASDGVAEAGLPASAVRGLFEGWADVEWCTVPDLARATPADLGPADGRVRVLVSNHRQRYAPGHGLRPDLHLALWNPFQAADIDAPTVVTWGHADGALAALAAWLHGRADAPGVPPAPLLAAPAPTQAVAA; from the coding sequence ATGAGCGACACCGATTTCCACCCCGGCCGCCTGGTGATGGTCGACATCCCCGGCCGCCACCTCGACGCCGACACCGCAGCCTTCCTGCGCGAACACCGCATCCGCGCGGTGTGCCTGTTCCGCAAGAACCTGGGCGACGAGGCCGAGGTGCGCGAGCTGCTGGCCGACCTGCACCGCGTGCTGGGCCCGCAGGCGCTGATCGCGCTCGACCAGGAAGGCGGCTCGGTGCTGCGTGCCACCTTCGTGCCGCAGGCGCCCTCGGCCATGGCCCTGGGCGCCGCCGGCAGCGACGGCGCCGCCTGCGCCCAGGCCGAGGCCGTGGGCGCGGCGGTGGCGCGCGCGCTGCGGGCACTGGGCATCAACTGGAATTTCGCACCGGTGCTCGATGTCAACAGCAACCCGGCCAATCCGGTGATCGGCGAGCGCAGCTTCGGTGCCGAGCCCGACGCGGTGGCCCGCCTGGCCGGCGCCTGGATGCGCGGCAGCCTGCGCGAGGGCGTGGCCTGCTGCGTGAAACACTTTCCCGGCCATGGCGACACCCACGAAGACTCGCACCACGCCCTGCCCACGGTGAACAAGTCGCTGGCCGAGCTGCTGGCGCTGGAGCTTCGGCCCTTTGCCGCGCTGGCCGGCCAGGCACCGGCGGTGATGAGCGCGCACATCGTCTACCCGCAGCTCGACCCCGAACACCCCGCCACGCTGAGCCGCCCGCTGCTGCATGGCCTGCTGCGCGAGCGCCTGGGCTACCAGGGCGTGGTGATCACCGATGCGCTGATGATGCAGGCCGTGCACGCCCGCTGGGGCCATGCCCGCGCCGCGGTGCTGGCGCTGCAGGCCGGCGCCGACATGCCGCTGGCCCAGGGCAGCCGCGCCGAGCAGGCGGCCACGCTGCAGGCCATCGGCGAGGCCCTGGCCGATGGCCGGCTCGAGCGGGCCGCGCTGCAGCGCTCGGCCGCGCGCCTGGACGCGCTGGCCACCACCTACCCGGTGCGCCCCGGCCCCTACGACACGCCCACCCGCGCCGCCGACGACCGCCGCATGCACGCCGCCTGGGCCCGCGGCCTGAGCGCGCTGCGCGACCCGCAGCCGCCAGCGCCTGGCGCCCGCCTGCGCGTGCTCACCCAGGCCGATGTGGCCAGCGACGGCGTGGCCGAGGCCGGCCTGCCGGCCAGCGCGGTGCGCGGGCTGTTCGAGGGCTGGGCCGATGTCGAGTGGTGCACCGTGCCCGACCTGGCCCGCGCCACCCCGGCCGATCTGGGCCCGGCCGATGGCCGCGTGCGCGTGCTGGTGTCCAACCACCGGCAGCGTTATGCACCCGGCCATGGCCTGCGCCCCGATCTGCACCTGGCGCTGTGGAACCCGTTCCAGGCCGCCGACATCGACGCGCCAACGGTCGTCACCTGGGGCCATGCCGATGGCGCGCTGGCCGCCCTGGCGGCCTGGCTGCACGGCCGCGCCGATGCGCCGGGCGTGCCACCGGCACCGCTGCTGGCCGCACCGGCGCCAACGCAGGCGGTGGCCGCATGA
- a CDS encoding GntR family transcriptional regulator: MNAAPQDSAAVAALLGALDSASSQPLYLQLQQVLRRAIEQRVLGPETALPPERVLAEELGVSRITVRKAIDGLAAEGLLEKRQGAGNFVCTRIDKNFAKLTSFSEDMRSRGRSPSSVWLKKSEGTVSPEEALKLALSPGTTVFRFDRLRLADGHPMAIERCTLAAWTVPSLAAVDHSLYEALDLAGHRPVRALQRLHALLLTDEQARLLEAKPRDAGLLVERLGYLADGRAVELSQSVYRGDTYDFVAELNAG; the protein is encoded by the coding sequence GTGAATGCCGCTCCGCAAGACAGTGCGGCGGTGGCCGCGCTGCTGGGCGCACTGGATTCGGCGTCGAGCCAGCCGCTGTACCTGCAGTTGCAGCAGGTGCTGCGCCGCGCCATCGAGCAGCGCGTGCTGGGCCCCGAAACCGCGCTGCCGCCCGAGCGTGTGCTGGCCGAGGAGCTGGGCGTGTCGCGCATCACCGTGCGCAAGGCCATCGATGGCCTGGCGGCCGAGGGCCTGCTGGAAAAGCGCCAGGGCGCCGGCAACTTCGTCTGCACCCGCATCGACAAGAACTTTGCCAAGCTGACCTCGTTTTCAGAAGACATGCGCTCGCGCGGGCGCTCGCCCAGCAGCGTGTGGCTGAAAAAGAGCGAGGGCACCGTGTCGCCCGAAGAGGCGCTGAAGCTGGCGCTGAGCCCCGGCACCACGGTGTTTCGGTTTGACCGCCTGCGCCTGGCCGACGGCCATCCGATGGCCATCGAGCGCTGCACGCTGGCGGCCTGGACCGTGCCCTCGCTGGCGGCGGTGGACCATTCGCTGTACGAGGCGCTCGATCTGGCCGGCCACCGCCCGGTGCGCGCGCTGCAGCGCCTGCATGCGCTGCTGCTCACCGACGAGCAGGCGCGCCTGCTGGAAGCCAAGCCGCGCGACGCCGGCCTGCTGGTGGAGCGCCTGGGCTACCTGGCCGATGGCCGCGCGGTGGAGCTGTCGCAATCGGTCTACCGCGGCGACACCTATGACTTCGTGGCCGAGCTCAATGCCGGCTGA
- a CDS encoding glycoside hydrolase family 16 protein, whose product MIFFDDFAQPDLAGLAADGWIVRSLAGHPGVPGARWGAAGLALVDDPQRPGNRLLQLRAQTDGTPAGTQQAQLCSARKMLVGTYAARIRFHDEPLAGADGDPVIQTFYAASPLAHDYDPRFSEVDWEYLANGGWGSPHTRLYGLSWQTVRIEPWDAHNSAHERPGSLAGWHQLLMQVTPAEVRLFVDGQPFAVHGGRSVPVQPMALQFNLWFSPGGLGAPSSQPRLWRYEVDWVLHARDRLLDAAAVEAEVARLRQAGLARQDTLPAAQPPLSSPCNL is encoded by the coding sequence ATGATCTTCTTCGACGACTTCGCGCAGCCCGACCTGGCCGGGCTGGCCGCCGATGGCTGGATCGTGCGCAGCCTGGCCGGCCACCCCGGCGTGCCCGGTGCGCGCTGGGGCGCCGCCGGCCTGGCGCTGGTGGACGACCCCCAGCGCCCCGGCAACCGCCTGCTGCAGCTGCGTGCGCAAACCGATGGCACGCCGGCCGGCACGCAGCAGGCCCAGCTGTGCAGCGCCCGCAAGATGCTGGTGGGCACCTATGCCGCGCGCATCCGCTTTCACGACGAGCCGCTGGCGGGCGCCGACGGCGACCCGGTGATCCAGACCTTCTACGCCGCCAGCCCGCTGGCCCACGACTACGACCCGCGCTTCTCCGAGGTCGACTGGGAGTACCTGGCCAACGGCGGCTGGGGCAGCCCGCACACCCGCTTGTACGGCCTGAGCTGGCAAACCGTGCGGATCGAACCCTGGGACGCGCACAACAGCGCCCATGAGCGGCCGGGCAGCCTGGCCGGCTGGCACCAGCTGCTGATGCAGGTCACACCGGCCGAGGTGCGGCTGTTTGTCGACGGCCAGCCCTTCGCCGTGCACGGCGGGCGCAGCGTGCCGGTGCAGCCGATGGCGCTGCAGTTCAACCTGTGGTTCTCGCCGGGTGGGCTGGGCGCACCCAGCAGCCAGCCGCGCCTGTGGCGCTACGAGGTCGACTGGGTGCTGCACGCCCGCGACCGCCTGCTGGACGCCGCTGCGGTGGAGGCCGAGGTCGCCCGCCTGCGCCAGGCCGGCCTGGCCCGGCAGGACACCCTGCCCGCCGCCCAGCCGCCACTGAGCAGCCCCTGCAATCTGTGA
- the nagA gene encoding N-acetylglucosamine-6-phosphate deacetylase — MSPRSASPDPAGHGSGHAPGHHTGHHTDHPTHPHTARHAHVAAGEVHGHLLTPGGWLRGRLHWGADGRISAIDGEPVSEPEVRHGRLPLVLPGFVDLHVHGGGGRDTMEAGDALPTIARTHARHGTTALLATTMTAPPDELQAAMAAMGPACQQRQPGMARVLGVHLEGPYINPGRLGAQPDHARPASTDELQRLHALAPIRLITLAPEIPGNLEWIARLRAAGFVVQIGHSAGSYEDGVAALRQGAAGFTHLFNAMSGLHHRAPGMVGAALAHATHAEIIPDLLHVHPGAIRAALRAIPCLYCVSDSTAATGMPDGEYQLGSHRVRKCLGGVRLEDGTLAGSTLTLDQALRNLVFELGLEIDEASRRVSTHAADFIGAADRGRLAPGAWADLVVLDTALQLQRVLVEGETIES, encoded by the coding sequence ATGAGCCCGCGCAGCGCAAGCCCCGACCCCGCCGGCCACGGCAGCGGCCACGCGCCCGGCCACCACACCGGCCACCACACCGACCACCCCACCCACCCACACACCGCCCGCCACGCCCACGTGGCCGCCGGCGAGGTTCACGGCCACCTGCTCACCCCCGGCGGCTGGCTGCGCGGCCGCCTGCACTGGGGCGCCGATGGCCGCATCAGCGCCATCGACGGCGAGCCGGTCAGCGAGCCCGAGGTGCGCCACGGCCGCCTGCCGCTGGTGCTGCCCGGCTTTGTCGACCTGCACGTGCATGGCGGCGGCGGGCGCGACACCATGGAGGCCGGCGACGCCCTGCCCACCATCGCCCGCACCCACGCCCGCCACGGCACCACCGCGCTGCTGGCCACCACCATGACCGCCCCGCCCGACGAGCTGCAGGCGGCGATGGCGGCCATGGGCCCGGCCTGCCAGCAACGCCAGCCGGGCATGGCGCGGGTGCTGGGCGTGCACCTCGAAGGCCCGTACATCAACCCCGGCCGCCTGGGCGCCCAGCCCGACCATGCGCGCCCGGCCAGCACCGACGAGCTGCAGCGCCTGCATGCGCTGGCGCCGATCCGCCTGATCACGCTGGCGCCCGAGATCCCCGGCAACCTCGAATGGATCGCACGCCTGCGCGCCGCGGGTTTTGTGGTGCAGATCGGCCACAGCGCCGGCAGCTACGAGGACGGCGTGGCCGCGCTGCGCCAGGGCGCGGCCGGCTTCACCCACCTGTTCAACGCCATGAGCGGCCTGCACCACCGCGCGCCGGGCATGGTGGGCGCGGCGCTGGCGCATGCCACGCATGCCGAGATCATTCCCGACCTGCTGCATGTGCACCCGGGCGCCATCCGCGCCGCGCTGCGCGCCATTCCCTGCCTGTACTGCGTGAGCGATTCCACCGCTGCCACCGGCATGCCCGATGGCGAATACCAGCTCGGCAGCCACCGCGTGCGCAAGTGCCTGGGCGGCGTGCGCCTGGAAGACGGCACGCTGGCCGGCAGCACGCTCACGCTCGACCAGGCCCTGCGCAACCTGGTGTTCGAGCTGGGGCTGGAGATCGACGAGGCCTCGCGCCGCGTGTCCACCCACGCGGCCGACTTCATCGGCGCGGCTGACCGCGGGCGCCTGGCCCCCGGCGCCTGGGCCGACCTGGTGGTGCTCGATACCGCGCTGCAGCTGCAGCGTGTGCTTGTGGAAGGAGAAACGATTGAGTCCTGA
- a CDS encoding SIS domain-containing protein → MRLEALEAPAAVARALAAAGPTLAALGASLRAAPPQSILTVARGSSDHAAHHMAYLVMARLGRLVTSLPMSLITLYQSRLHCEGLLALAFSQSGQSPDLVAPMRYVRAHGGRSVALVNDAASPLAQADAAQWLLPLSAGPETSVAATKSYLAQLALGAALVAHWQDDAALLAALAQLPAALAEAAALDWQPMVEALASARQLYVIGRGTGLAIAMEAALKFKEVAGIHAEAFSGAEVQHGPMALIDEGWPLLVIAPRGPAQAGLIELAQQMRQRGARVLLAAPAGVAGAELPLATTGHVDLDAITAAQSFYPTVEALARARGLDPDQPRHLAKVTRTR, encoded by the coding sequence ATGCGCCTGGAGGCGCTGGAAGCCCCGGCCGCGGTGGCCCGCGCCCTGGCCGCCGCCGGCCCCACGCTGGCCGCGCTGGGCGCCAGCCTGCGCGCCGCGCCGCCGCAGTCCATCCTCACCGTGGCGCGTGGCAGCAGCGACCATGCCGCGCACCACATGGCCTACCTGGTGATGGCCCGCCTGGGCCGCCTGGTGACTTCGCTGCCGATGTCGCTGATCACCCTGTACCAGTCGCGCCTGCACTGCGAGGGCCTGCTGGCACTGGCCTTCTCGCAATCGGGCCAGAGCCCCGACCTGGTGGCGCCGATGCGCTATGTGCGCGCCCACGGCGGGCGCAGCGTGGCCCTGGTCAACGACGCCGCCTCGCCGCTGGCCCAGGCCGATGCCGCGCAATGGCTGCTGCCGCTGTCGGCCGGCCCCGAGACCAGCGTGGCCGCCACCAAGAGCTACCTGGCCCAGCTGGCCCTGGGCGCCGCGCTGGTGGCGCACTGGCAGGACGACGCCGCGCTGCTGGCCGCGCTCGCGCAGCTGCCCGCCGCACTGGCCGAGGCCGCGGCGCTCGACTGGCAGCCGATGGTCGAGGCCCTGGCCAGCGCGCGCCAGCTGTACGTCATCGGCCGCGGCACCGGCCTGGCCATCGCGATGGAGGCCGCGCTCAAGTTCAAGGAGGTGGCCGGCATCCACGCCGAGGCCTTCTCGGGCGCCGAGGTGCAGCACGGCCCGATGGCGCTGATCGACGAAGGCTGGCCGCTGCTGGTGATCGCCCCGCGCGGCCCGGCCCAGGCCGGCCTGATCGAGCTGGCGCAGCAGATGCGCCAGCGCGGCGCACGCGTGCTGCTGGCCGCGCCGGCCGGCGTGGCGGGTGCCGAGCTGCCGCTGGCCACCACCGGCCATGTCGACCTCGACGCGATCACCGCGGCGCAAAGCTTCTACCCGACCGTCGAGGCCCTGGCCCGCGCCCGCGGCCTCGACCCCGACCAGCCGCGCCACCTGGCCAAGGTCACGCGCACGCGCTGA
- a CDS encoding MFS transporter: MTPRSPATWVLSLYFMQGLPFFMVNVVAGLMLKSLGVANDEIARWTGLLGLAWVFKPLWSPLLEAAPSQKWLVVAAQGAGALTLGAVALALQLPAYFAAVIALLALAAIASASHDIACDGLYIASLDARQRALWAGWLGACFNAAKLAAMGGLVILAGALEPRIGVAAAWATVFGLTALAMALLAGYHAWALPDTRRATAPSADATATATATAPGAPLAGTLVDVLRSFFQLPGVGWAIAFIVLFRAGEAQVQTIGPLFLKDAVAAGGLGLATSEVGWSYGTAGTLAFLAGSIASGYFTAWLGLRRALLTLVVAMNLPNLAFWLLAVAQPKSLWLISAAVSLETFGYGFGFVAVILFMMQFVAGSRYQTAHYALATGFMALGYVLFKTVSGDVQQALGYRHFFLWVLVCALPVFAMLRRLPIRDEPPAAAPTPAPAPAPAPAP; this comes from the coding sequence ATGACGCCGCGCAGCCCCGCCACCTGGGTGCTGAGCCTGTACTTCATGCAGGGCCTGCCGTTTTTCATGGTCAACGTGGTGGCCGGGCTGATGCTCAAGAGCCTGGGCGTGGCCAATGACGAGATCGCGCGCTGGACCGGCCTGCTGGGCCTGGCCTGGGTGTTCAAGCCGCTGTGGAGCCCCTTGCTCGAGGCGGCCCCCAGCCAGAAGTGGCTGGTGGTGGCCGCCCAGGGTGCCGGCGCGCTCACGCTCGGCGCGGTGGCGCTGGCCTTGCAGTTGCCGGCCTACTTTGCCGCGGTGATCGCGCTGCTGGCGCTGGCCGCCATCGCCTCGGCCTCGCACGACATCGCCTGCGACGGCCTCTACATCGCCTCGCTCGACGCCCGCCAGCGCGCCCTGTGGGCCGGCTGGCTGGGCGCCTGCTTCAATGCCGCCAAGCTGGCGGCGATGGGCGGCCTGGTGATCCTGGCCGGCGCACTCGAGCCGCGCATCGGCGTGGCCGCGGCCTGGGCCACGGTGTTCGGCCTCACCGCGCTGGCCATGGCCTTGCTGGCCGGCTACCACGCCTGGGCGCTGCCCGACACGCGGCGCGCCACGGCGCCATCCGCAGACGCCACCGCCACCGCCACCGCCACCGCACCCGGCGCACCGCTGGCCGGCACCCTGGTCGACGTGCTGCGCAGCTTCTTCCAGCTGCCCGGCGTGGGCTGGGCTATCGCCTTCATCGTGCTGTTTCGCGCCGGAGAGGCGCAGGTGCAGACCATCGGCCCGCTGTTTCTGAAAGACGCCGTGGCCGCCGGCGGCCTGGGCCTGGCCACCAGCGAGGTGGGCTGGAGCTATGGCACGGCCGGCACGCTGGCCTTTCTGGCCGGCAGCATCGCCTCGGGCTACTTCACCGCCTGGCTGGGCCTGCGCCGCGCGCTGCTGACGCTGGTGGTGGCGATGAACCTGCCCAACCTGGCCTTCTGGCTGCTGGCCGTGGCCCAGCCCAAGAGCCTGTGGCTGATCTCGGCGGCGGTGAGCCTGGAGACCTTTGGCTACGGCTTCGGCTTTGTCGCCGTGATCCTGTTCATGATGCAGTTCGTGGCCGGCAGCCGCTACCAGACCGCGCACTACGCGCTGGCCACCGGCTTCATGGCGCTGGGTTATGTGCTGTTCAAGACGGTGAGCGGCGATGTCCAGCAGGCGCTGGGCTACCGCCACTTCTTCCTGTGGGTGCTGGTCTGCGCGCTGCCGGTGTTTGCCATGCTGCGCCGGCTGCCGATCCGCGACGAGCCACCGGCCGCCGCCCCGACCCCGGCCCCGGCCCCGGCCCCGGCCCCGGCCCCATGA